The Megalops cyprinoides isolate fMegCyp1 chromosome 10, fMegCyp1.pri, whole genome shotgun sequence genome window below encodes:
- the LOC118784355 gene encoding transmembrane protein 200A-like produces the protein MTAAGGSGEANGMGTQEPGILPQAPPSGLRLARFGFRGRRKKKEGVIQGKLRIRSPPGAFLILGVMVVVVGTAVAVAGYWPYRAHRAGGAGGGASGANGTRVSAGGRGPGARSILSTSGLVHNDRMKLLGPIIMGVGLFIFICANTMLYENRDRETQQLLAQARSVICSMSAAVPPDDDLPPAPRDADFPCHYQWVTNLAPADLNIRCLEEAAGSEPLLLQVRAGEGKWAEGGGRPPAGTLLTKALHHQESSSPSMSLRSVHSDSCNSSQINFNVLTGSPLVERRVVSSTGALALPLIKLNNCLIEASPSSRGSWDAPALPRRSYSLSSRTNPREAQVGGAGQDPALAVAMATADRPTFLPEPLRKDYNSDVCLNMVGLADAWSPSPSGGVPVEERKHRSWPRLDLGSARRYLKLENKEDSVDRLLDQLEQQYSQWDKVCGSGPFQ, from the coding sequence ATGACCGCCGCCGGGGGTAGCGGAGAAGCGAACGGCATGGGGACGCAGGAGCCCGGAATCCTGCCCCAGGCCCCGCCCTCTGGCCTCCGCCTGGCTCGCTTCGGCTTCCGCGGCcggaggaagaagaaggaggggGTGATCCAGGGGAAGCTGCGTATCCGCTCCCCGCCGGGAGCCTTCCTCATCCTGGGGGTGATGGTGGTCGTCGTGGGAACGGCCGTGGCGGTGGCCGGGTACTGGCCCTACAGGGCTCACCGGGCGGgtggggccgggggcggggcctcgGGGGCGAATGGCACCCGGGTGTCGGCTGGCGGGCGTGGCCCTGGGGCGCGGAGCATCCTGTCGACGAGCGGCCTGGTCCACAACGACCGCATGAAGCTGCTGGGCCCCATCATCATGGGGGTGGGGCTCTTTATCTTCATCTGCGCCAACACCATGCTGTACGAGAACCGCGACCGGgagacacagcagctgctggcCCAGGCACGCAGCGTCATCTGCTCCATGTCGGCCGCCGTGCCGCCCGACGACGACCTGCCGCCGGCCCCCCGCGACGCCGACTTCCCCTGCCACTACCAGTGGGTGACCAACCTGGCGCCGGCCGACCTCAACATCCGCTGCCTGGAGGAGGCCGCGGGCTCCGagccgctgctgctgcaggtgcgGGCCGGGGAGGGTAAGTGGGCCGAAGGTGGGGGCCGCCCGCCCGCCGGCACCCTGCTGACCAAGGCCCTGCACCACCAGGAGTCCTCCTCACCCTCCATGTCTCTGCGCTCCGTCCACTCCGACTCCTGCAACTCCAGCCAGATCAACTTCAACGTGCTGACGGGCTCCCCGCTGGTGGAGCGGAGGGTGGTGTCCAGCACGGGGGCGCTGGCCTTGCCCCTAATCAAGCTCAACAACTGTCTGATCGAGGCTTCCCCCTCTTCCCGGGGCAGCTGGGACGCCCCTGCCCTCCCCAGACGCTCCTACAGCCTGAGCAGCAGGACTAACCCCCGGGAGGCACAAGTGGGCGGCGCTGGCCAGGACCCCGCCCTCGCTGTCGCCATGGCCACCGCCGACAGGCCGACATTCCTTCCCGAGCCGCTCAGGAAGGACTACAACTCGGACGTGTGCCTGAACATGGTGGGGCTGGCGGACGCCTGGTCTCCCAGCCCGAGTGGCGGGGTGCCTGTGGAGGAGCGGAAGCACCGCAGCTGGCCCCGGCTGGACCTTGGCAGCGCCAGGAGGTACCTGAAGCTGGAGAACAAGGAGGACTCTGTGGACAGGCTGCTGGaccagctggagcagcagtaCTCTCAGTGGGATAAGGTCTGCGGCTCCGGCCCCTTCCAGTGA